A single region of the Brassica rapa cultivar Chiifu-401-42 chromosome A03, CAAS_Brap_v3.01, whole genome shotgun sequence genome encodes:
- the LOC103856389 gene encoding subtilisin-like protease SBT6.1 isoform X2 encodes MKMLLAEASSSACRSSILVVLLSVFLFWRLRLNPQHATHSESEIATHASYIIRFKHYEPAETHRIYLESEVRSGGWGWIERNNPAAKYPTDFGVLWIEESGREAVVGEIERLAMVKDVSVEFRYQRVLLGGSFRDGEKLPGKIFTSMSFEGGADHSSNATSSRRLLAQTQVTSMFGADVLWKKGYTGAKVKMAIFDTGIRADHPHFRNIKERTNWTNEDTLNDNLGHGTFVAGVIAGQNSECLGFASDTEIYAFRVFTDNQVSYTSWFLDAFNYAIATDMDVLNLSIGGPDYLDLPFVEKVWEITASNIIMVSAIGNDGPLYGTLNNPADQSDVIGVGGIDYDDHIASFSSRGMSTWEIPHGYGRVKPDVVAYGREIMGSKISTGCKSLSGTSVASPVVAGIVCLLVSVIPEASRKDLLNPASMKQALVEGAAKLSGPNMYEQGAGRVDLLESYEILKSYHPRASIFPSILDYNDCPYSWPFCRQSLYAGAMPVIFNTTILNGMGVIGYIEGSPTWHAANEEGNLLSIHFKYPDVIWPWTGYLAIHMQIKEEGAQFTGEIEGNVTVKVYSPPAPGETGPRRSTCTLQLKLKVIPTPPRAKRILWDQFHSIKYPPGYIPRDSLDVRNDILDWHGDHLHTNYHIMFNMLRDAGYYIETLGSPLTCFDAQQYGTLLMVDLEDEYFPEEIEKLRYDVINTGLGLIVFAEWYNVDTMVKMRFFDDNTRSWWTPVTGGANIPALNNLLASFGIAFGDKILNGDFSIDGEQSRYASGTNIVRFPAGGFMHSFPLLDSSESGATQNLLLTGSSKEDPAVLGLLSIGDGRVGVYGDSNCLDSSHMVTNCYWLLKKMLDFTSSNIKDPVLFSKFSKRYSPVTTDEKQLPSRRTDVNFSTYSSVIGKELICQGDSRFEVWGTKGYNLHVRGRNRRLPGYRGIDLGRGLNSTVENTRPARYRSTREEGELSSSRSKYLGGLFNRDEIDMSFLVATRWIVPAGVAASGVLVLLSIWRIRQKKRRRRRASGSNRLA; translated from the exons ATGAAGATGCTCCTCGCAGAAGCTTCTTCATCTGCCTGCAGATCCTCCATCCTCGTCGTTCTCCTCTCCGTTTTCCTCTTCTGGCGTCTCCGTCTCAACCCGCAGCACGCAACTCACTCCGAGTCCGAGATTGCGACGCACGCAAGCTACATAATCCGATTCAAGCACTACGAGCCGGCGGAGACTCATCGGATTTACCTCGAATCGGAGGTCCGATCCGGCGGTTGGGGGTGGATCGAGAGGAATAACCCGGCGGCGAAGTATCCGACGGACTTCGGCGTTCTGTGGATCGAGGAGAGCGGGAGAGAGGCCGTCGTTGGAGAGATTGAGAGGCTGGCGATGGTGAAAGACGTGAGCGTGGAGTTTAGGTACCAGAGAGTTTTGCTTGGGGGATCTTTTCGCGACGGGGAGAAGCTTCCGGGGAAGATCTTCACTTCCATGTCTTTCGAAGGAGGTGCTGATCATTCTAGTAACGCCACGTCATCAAGGCGTCTTCTTGCTCAA ACTCAAGTGACGTCCATGTTTGGAGCAGATGTTCTCTGGAAGAAGGGGTACACTGGTGCTAAAGTCAAAATGGCTATATTTGATACTGGAATAAGAGCTGACCATCCCCATTTCCGTAACATCAAG GAGCGTACAAATTGGACAAATGAGGACACTTTGAATGACAACCTGGGGCATGGAACATTTGTTGCGGGTGTTATTGCTGGTCAAAATTCAGAATGTCTTGGTTTTGCCTCAGACACGGAGATCTATGCCTTCCGAGTGTTCACAGATAACCAG GTATCGTACACCTCATGGTTTCTTGACGCTTTCAATTATGCCATAGCAACAGATATGGATGTATTGAATTTGAGCATTGGGGGACCGGACTACTTAGATCTGCCTTTTGTAGAGAAG GTATGGGAAATAACAGCCAGCAATATCATTATGGTCTCAGCAATTGGAAATGATGGGCCACTTTACGGAACGTTAAATAATCCGGCTGACCAGAGTGATGTCATTGGTGTCGGTGGTATTGACTATGATGATCACATAGCTTCATTTTCATCTCGTGGGATGAGCACCTGGGAGATTCCTCATGG ATATGGCCGTGTCAAACCAGATGTGGTTGCATATGGCCGTGAAATTATGGGGTCCAAGATTAGCACTGGTTGTAAAAGCTTGTCTGGAACAAGTGTGGCCAGTCCTGTTGTTGCTGGTATTGTTTGCCTTCTTGTAAGTGTTATTCCTGAAGCTAGTAGGAAGGACCTGCTAAATCCAGCAAGCATGAAGCAGGCGTTGGTCGAAGGTGCTGCTAAGCTTTCAGGTCCTAATATGTATGAGCAGGGTGCAGGAAGAGTTGATTT ATTAGAATCATATGAAATTCTAAAGAGCTACCACCCCCGAGCAAGCATTTTCCCAAGCATTCTTGACTATAATGATTGTCCATATTCCTGGCCCTTTTGTCGTCAGTCACTCTATGCGGGTGCTATGCCTGTCATTTTCAACACGACAATTCTAAATGGTATGGGTGTCATTGGCTACATTGAAGGTTCACCAACATGGCATGCTGCAAACGAGGAAGGAAATCTTCTGAGCATTCACTTTAAGTACCCAGATGTCATATGGCCCTGGACTGGTTATCTAGCTATACACATGCAGATCAAGGAAGAAGGTGCACAATTCACAGGTGAAATAGAGGGTAATGTAACTGTGAAAGTCTATAGCCCACCAGCCCCTGGAGAAACTGGGCCTAGAAGAAGCACTTGCACTCTTCAGTTGAAACTGAAAGTTATTCCCACCCCACCACGAGCGAAACGTATATTGTGGGATCAATTTCACAGCATCAAATATCCTCCAGGGTATATTCCAAGAGACTCTTTGGATGTCCGCAATGACATTCTTGATTGGCATGGTGATCACCTGCATACAAACTATCACATCATGTTCAACATGTTACGTGATGCTGGGTACTATATCGAGACTCTTGGTTCTCCCCTTACATGTTTCGATGCTCAGCAATATGGAACTCTTTTGATGGTTGACCTTGAAGATGAATACTTTCCAGAAGAAATTGAAAAACTCAGATATGACGTCATCAATACAGGATTGGGTCTAATTGTGTTTGCTGAGTGGTATAATGTTGATACCATGGTGAAAATGAGATTCTTCGACGATAACACACGCAGTTGGTGGACTCCAGTCACCGGAGGTGCAAATATTCCCGCACTGAATAACCTTCTTGCGTCATTTGGAATTGCGTTTGGAGACAAGATTCTGAATGGGGATTTCAGTATTGACGGTGAGCAGAGTCGATATGCTTCTGGAACGAACATTGTCAGGTTTCCTGCTGGTGGGTTTATGCACAGTTTTCCTTTACTGGACAGCTCTGAGAGTGGTGCCACACAGAATCTGCTGCTAACAGGGTCCTCGAAG GAAGACCCTGCTGTTCTTGGGCTTTTGTCGATTGGTGATGGCCGAGTTGGTGTATATGGAGACTCAAATTGCCTGGACAGTAGCCACATGGTCACCAACTGCTACTGGCTCCTGAAGAAAATGCTAGATTTCACCAGTTCAAACATCAAAGACCCCGTGCTTTTCTCGAAGTTTTCTAAGAGATATTCACCCGTAACCACAGACGAGAAGCAACTGCCGTCTCGAAGAACTGATGTGAATTTTTCGACATACTCTTCTGTGATCGGAAAGGAGCTAATCTGTCAGGGCGACTCCAGATTTGAAGTATGGGGGACTAAAGGATATAACTTACACGTCAGAGGAAGGAACCGTAGATTGCCCGGCTATCGTGGCATTGATTTAGGTCGAGGCTTGAATTCTACAGTGGAGAATACAAGACCAGCACGTTATAGATCAACCAGGGAAGAAGGTGAACTAAGCTCTTCCAGGAGCAAGTATCTCGGAGGCCTGTTCAATAGAGACGAG ATTGACATGTCATTTCTTGTTGCTACTCGCTGGATAGTACCTGCTGGTGTTGCAGCTAGTG GAGTTCTAGTGCTACTAAGCATATGGAGGATCCGGCAGAAGAAGCGTAGGAGGAGAAGAGCATCTGGATCTAATCGTTTAGCCTAG
- the LOC103856389 gene encoding subtilisin-like protease SBT6.1 isoform X1, whose translation MKMLLAEASSSACRSSILVVLLSVFLFWRLRLNPQHATHSESEIATHASYIIRFKHYEPAETHRIYLESEVRSGGWGWIERNNPAAKYPTDFGVLWIEESGREAVVGEIERLAMVKDVSVEFRYQRVLLGGSFRDGEKLPGKIFTSMSFEGGADHSSNATSSRRLLAQKTQVTSMFGADVLWKKGYTGAKVKMAIFDTGIRADHPHFRNIKERTNWTNEDTLNDNLGHGTFVAGVIAGQNSECLGFASDTEIYAFRVFTDNQVSYTSWFLDAFNYAIATDMDVLNLSIGGPDYLDLPFVEKVWEITASNIIMVSAIGNDGPLYGTLNNPADQSDVIGVGGIDYDDHIASFSSRGMSTWEIPHGYGRVKPDVVAYGREIMGSKISTGCKSLSGTSVASPVVAGIVCLLVSVIPEASRKDLLNPASMKQALVEGAAKLSGPNMYEQGAGRVDLLESYEILKSYHPRASIFPSILDYNDCPYSWPFCRQSLYAGAMPVIFNTTILNGMGVIGYIEGSPTWHAANEEGNLLSIHFKYPDVIWPWTGYLAIHMQIKEEGAQFTGEIEGNVTVKVYSPPAPGETGPRRSTCTLQLKLKVIPTPPRAKRILWDQFHSIKYPPGYIPRDSLDVRNDILDWHGDHLHTNYHIMFNMLRDAGYYIETLGSPLTCFDAQQYGTLLMVDLEDEYFPEEIEKLRYDVINTGLGLIVFAEWYNVDTMVKMRFFDDNTRSWWTPVTGGANIPALNNLLASFGIAFGDKILNGDFSIDGEQSRYASGTNIVRFPAGGFMHSFPLLDSSESGATQNLLLTGSSKEDPAVLGLLSIGDGRVGVYGDSNCLDSSHMVTNCYWLLKKMLDFTSSNIKDPVLFSKFSKRYSPVTTDEKQLPSRRTDVNFSTYSSVIGKELICQGDSRFEVWGTKGYNLHVRGRNRRLPGYRGIDLGRGLNSTVENTRPARYRSTREEGELSSSRSKYLGGLFNRDEIDMSFLVATRWIVPAGVAASGVLVLLSIWRIRQKKRRRRRASGSNRLA comes from the exons ATGAAGATGCTCCTCGCAGAAGCTTCTTCATCTGCCTGCAGATCCTCCATCCTCGTCGTTCTCCTCTCCGTTTTCCTCTTCTGGCGTCTCCGTCTCAACCCGCAGCACGCAACTCACTCCGAGTCCGAGATTGCGACGCACGCAAGCTACATAATCCGATTCAAGCACTACGAGCCGGCGGAGACTCATCGGATTTACCTCGAATCGGAGGTCCGATCCGGCGGTTGGGGGTGGATCGAGAGGAATAACCCGGCGGCGAAGTATCCGACGGACTTCGGCGTTCTGTGGATCGAGGAGAGCGGGAGAGAGGCCGTCGTTGGAGAGATTGAGAGGCTGGCGATGGTGAAAGACGTGAGCGTGGAGTTTAGGTACCAGAGAGTTTTGCTTGGGGGATCTTTTCGCGACGGGGAGAAGCTTCCGGGGAAGATCTTCACTTCCATGTCTTTCGAAGGAGGTGCTGATCATTCTAGTAACGCCACGTCATCAAGGCGTCTTCTTGCTCAA aaGACTCAAGTGACGTCCATGTTTGGAGCAGATGTTCTCTGGAAGAAGGGGTACACTGGTGCTAAAGTCAAAATGGCTATATTTGATACTGGAATAAGAGCTGACCATCCCCATTTCCGTAACATCAAG GAGCGTACAAATTGGACAAATGAGGACACTTTGAATGACAACCTGGGGCATGGAACATTTGTTGCGGGTGTTATTGCTGGTCAAAATTCAGAATGTCTTGGTTTTGCCTCAGACACGGAGATCTATGCCTTCCGAGTGTTCACAGATAACCAG GTATCGTACACCTCATGGTTTCTTGACGCTTTCAATTATGCCATAGCAACAGATATGGATGTATTGAATTTGAGCATTGGGGGACCGGACTACTTAGATCTGCCTTTTGTAGAGAAG GTATGGGAAATAACAGCCAGCAATATCATTATGGTCTCAGCAATTGGAAATGATGGGCCACTTTACGGAACGTTAAATAATCCGGCTGACCAGAGTGATGTCATTGGTGTCGGTGGTATTGACTATGATGATCACATAGCTTCATTTTCATCTCGTGGGATGAGCACCTGGGAGATTCCTCATGG ATATGGCCGTGTCAAACCAGATGTGGTTGCATATGGCCGTGAAATTATGGGGTCCAAGATTAGCACTGGTTGTAAAAGCTTGTCTGGAACAAGTGTGGCCAGTCCTGTTGTTGCTGGTATTGTTTGCCTTCTTGTAAGTGTTATTCCTGAAGCTAGTAGGAAGGACCTGCTAAATCCAGCAAGCATGAAGCAGGCGTTGGTCGAAGGTGCTGCTAAGCTTTCAGGTCCTAATATGTATGAGCAGGGTGCAGGAAGAGTTGATTT ATTAGAATCATATGAAATTCTAAAGAGCTACCACCCCCGAGCAAGCATTTTCCCAAGCATTCTTGACTATAATGATTGTCCATATTCCTGGCCCTTTTGTCGTCAGTCACTCTATGCGGGTGCTATGCCTGTCATTTTCAACACGACAATTCTAAATGGTATGGGTGTCATTGGCTACATTGAAGGTTCACCAACATGGCATGCTGCAAACGAGGAAGGAAATCTTCTGAGCATTCACTTTAAGTACCCAGATGTCATATGGCCCTGGACTGGTTATCTAGCTATACACATGCAGATCAAGGAAGAAGGTGCACAATTCACAGGTGAAATAGAGGGTAATGTAACTGTGAAAGTCTATAGCCCACCAGCCCCTGGAGAAACTGGGCCTAGAAGAAGCACTTGCACTCTTCAGTTGAAACTGAAAGTTATTCCCACCCCACCACGAGCGAAACGTATATTGTGGGATCAATTTCACAGCATCAAATATCCTCCAGGGTATATTCCAAGAGACTCTTTGGATGTCCGCAATGACATTCTTGATTGGCATGGTGATCACCTGCATACAAACTATCACATCATGTTCAACATGTTACGTGATGCTGGGTACTATATCGAGACTCTTGGTTCTCCCCTTACATGTTTCGATGCTCAGCAATATGGAACTCTTTTGATGGTTGACCTTGAAGATGAATACTTTCCAGAAGAAATTGAAAAACTCAGATATGACGTCATCAATACAGGATTGGGTCTAATTGTGTTTGCTGAGTGGTATAATGTTGATACCATGGTGAAAATGAGATTCTTCGACGATAACACACGCAGTTGGTGGACTCCAGTCACCGGAGGTGCAAATATTCCCGCACTGAATAACCTTCTTGCGTCATTTGGAATTGCGTTTGGAGACAAGATTCTGAATGGGGATTTCAGTATTGACGGTGAGCAGAGTCGATATGCTTCTGGAACGAACATTGTCAGGTTTCCTGCTGGTGGGTTTATGCACAGTTTTCCTTTACTGGACAGCTCTGAGAGTGGTGCCACACAGAATCTGCTGCTAACAGGGTCCTCGAAG GAAGACCCTGCTGTTCTTGGGCTTTTGTCGATTGGTGATGGCCGAGTTGGTGTATATGGAGACTCAAATTGCCTGGACAGTAGCCACATGGTCACCAACTGCTACTGGCTCCTGAAGAAAATGCTAGATTTCACCAGTTCAAACATCAAAGACCCCGTGCTTTTCTCGAAGTTTTCTAAGAGATATTCACCCGTAACCACAGACGAGAAGCAACTGCCGTCTCGAAGAACTGATGTGAATTTTTCGACATACTCTTCTGTGATCGGAAAGGAGCTAATCTGTCAGGGCGACTCCAGATTTGAAGTATGGGGGACTAAAGGATATAACTTACACGTCAGAGGAAGGAACCGTAGATTGCCCGGCTATCGTGGCATTGATTTAGGTCGAGGCTTGAATTCTACAGTGGAGAATACAAGACCAGCACGTTATAGATCAACCAGGGAAGAAGGTGAACTAAGCTCTTCCAGGAGCAAGTATCTCGGAGGCCTGTTCAATAGAGACGAG ATTGACATGTCATTTCTTGTTGCTACTCGCTGGATAGTACCTGCTGGTGTTGCAGCTAGTG GAGTTCTAGTGCTACTAAGCATATGGAGGATCCGGCAGAAGAAGCGTAGGAGGAGAAGAGCATCTGGATCTAATCGTTTAGCCTAG
- the LOC103856389 gene encoding subtilisin-like protease SBT6.1 isoform X3, with amino-acid sequence MFGADVLWKKGYTGAKVKMAIFDTGIRADHPHFRNIKERTNWTNEDTLNDNLGHGTFVAGVIAGQNSECLGFASDTEIYAFRVFTDNQVSYTSWFLDAFNYAIATDMDVLNLSIGGPDYLDLPFVEKVWEITASNIIMVSAIGNDGPLYGTLNNPADQSDVIGVGGIDYDDHIASFSSRGMSTWEIPHGYGRVKPDVVAYGREIMGSKISTGCKSLSGTSVASPVVAGIVCLLVSVIPEASRKDLLNPASMKQALVEGAAKLSGPNMYEQGAGRVDLLESYEILKSYHPRASIFPSILDYNDCPYSWPFCRQSLYAGAMPVIFNTTILNGMGVIGYIEGSPTWHAANEEGNLLSIHFKYPDVIWPWTGYLAIHMQIKEEGAQFTGEIEGNVTVKVYSPPAPGETGPRRSTCTLQLKLKVIPTPPRAKRILWDQFHSIKYPPGYIPRDSLDVRNDILDWHGDHLHTNYHIMFNMLRDAGYYIETLGSPLTCFDAQQYGTLLMVDLEDEYFPEEIEKLRYDVINTGLGLIVFAEWYNVDTMVKMRFFDDNTRSWWTPVTGGANIPALNNLLASFGIAFGDKILNGDFSIDGEQSRYASGTNIVRFPAGGFMHSFPLLDSSESGATQNLLLTGSSKEDPAVLGLLSIGDGRVGVYGDSNCLDSSHMVTNCYWLLKKMLDFTSSNIKDPVLFSKFSKRYSPVTTDEKQLPSRRTDVNFSTYSSVIGKELICQGDSRFEVWGTKGYNLHVRGRNRRLPGYRGIDLGRGLNSTVENTRPARYRSTREEGELSSSRSKYLGGLFNRDEIDMSFLVATRWIVPAGVAASGVLVLLSIWRIRQKKRRRRRASGSNRLA; translated from the exons ATGTTTGGAGCAGATGTTCTCTGGAAGAAGGGGTACACTGGTGCTAAAGTCAAAATGGCTATATTTGATACTGGAATAAGAGCTGACCATCCCCATTTCCGTAACATCAAG GAGCGTACAAATTGGACAAATGAGGACACTTTGAATGACAACCTGGGGCATGGAACATTTGTTGCGGGTGTTATTGCTGGTCAAAATTCAGAATGTCTTGGTTTTGCCTCAGACACGGAGATCTATGCCTTCCGAGTGTTCACAGATAACCAG GTATCGTACACCTCATGGTTTCTTGACGCTTTCAATTATGCCATAGCAACAGATATGGATGTATTGAATTTGAGCATTGGGGGACCGGACTACTTAGATCTGCCTTTTGTAGAGAAG GTATGGGAAATAACAGCCAGCAATATCATTATGGTCTCAGCAATTGGAAATGATGGGCCACTTTACGGAACGTTAAATAATCCGGCTGACCAGAGTGATGTCATTGGTGTCGGTGGTATTGACTATGATGATCACATAGCTTCATTTTCATCTCGTGGGATGAGCACCTGGGAGATTCCTCATGG ATATGGCCGTGTCAAACCAGATGTGGTTGCATATGGCCGTGAAATTATGGGGTCCAAGATTAGCACTGGTTGTAAAAGCTTGTCTGGAACAAGTGTGGCCAGTCCTGTTGTTGCTGGTATTGTTTGCCTTCTTGTAAGTGTTATTCCTGAAGCTAGTAGGAAGGACCTGCTAAATCCAGCAAGCATGAAGCAGGCGTTGGTCGAAGGTGCTGCTAAGCTTTCAGGTCCTAATATGTATGAGCAGGGTGCAGGAAGAGTTGATTT ATTAGAATCATATGAAATTCTAAAGAGCTACCACCCCCGAGCAAGCATTTTCCCAAGCATTCTTGACTATAATGATTGTCCATATTCCTGGCCCTTTTGTCGTCAGTCACTCTATGCGGGTGCTATGCCTGTCATTTTCAACACGACAATTCTAAATGGTATGGGTGTCATTGGCTACATTGAAGGTTCACCAACATGGCATGCTGCAAACGAGGAAGGAAATCTTCTGAGCATTCACTTTAAGTACCCAGATGTCATATGGCCCTGGACTGGTTATCTAGCTATACACATGCAGATCAAGGAAGAAGGTGCACAATTCACAGGTGAAATAGAGGGTAATGTAACTGTGAAAGTCTATAGCCCACCAGCCCCTGGAGAAACTGGGCCTAGAAGAAGCACTTGCACTCTTCAGTTGAAACTGAAAGTTATTCCCACCCCACCACGAGCGAAACGTATATTGTGGGATCAATTTCACAGCATCAAATATCCTCCAGGGTATATTCCAAGAGACTCTTTGGATGTCCGCAATGACATTCTTGATTGGCATGGTGATCACCTGCATACAAACTATCACATCATGTTCAACATGTTACGTGATGCTGGGTACTATATCGAGACTCTTGGTTCTCCCCTTACATGTTTCGATGCTCAGCAATATGGAACTCTTTTGATGGTTGACCTTGAAGATGAATACTTTCCAGAAGAAATTGAAAAACTCAGATATGACGTCATCAATACAGGATTGGGTCTAATTGTGTTTGCTGAGTGGTATAATGTTGATACCATGGTGAAAATGAGATTCTTCGACGATAACACACGCAGTTGGTGGACTCCAGTCACCGGAGGTGCAAATATTCCCGCACTGAATAACCTTCTTGCGTCATTTGGAATTGCGTTTGGAGACAAGATTCTGAATGGGGATTTCAGTATTGACGGTGAGCAGAGTCGATATGCTTCTGGAACGAACATTGTCAGGTTTCCTGCTGGTGGGTTTATGCACAGTTTTCCTTTACTGGACAGCTCTGAGAGTGGTGCCACACAGAATCTGCTGCTAACAGGGTCCTCGAAG GAAGACCCTGCTGTTCTTGGGCTTTTGTCGATTGGTGATGGCCGAGTTGGTGTATATGGAGACTCAAATTGCCTGGACAGTAGCCACATGGTCACCAACTGCTACTGGCTCCTGAAGAAAATGCTAGATTTCACCAGTTCAAACATCAAAGACCCCGTGCTTTTCTCGAAGTTTTCTAAGAGATATTCACCCGTAACCACAGACGAGAAGCAACTGCCGTCTCGAAGAACTGATGTGAATTTTTCGACATACTCTTCTGTGATCGGAAAGGAGCTAATCTGTCAGGGCGACTCCAGATTTGAAGTATGGGGGACTAAAGGATATAACTTACACGTCAGAGGAAGGAACCGTAGATTGCCCGGCTATCGTGGCATTGATTTAGGTCGAGGCTTGAATTCTACAGTGGAGAATACAAGACCAGCACGTTATAGATCAACCAGGGAAGAAGGTGAACTAAGCTCTTCCAGGAGCAAGTATCTCGGAGGCCTGTTCAATAGAGACGAG ATTGACATGTCATTTCTTGTTGCTACTCGCTGGATAGTACCTGCTGGTGTTGCAGCTAGTG GAGTTCTAGTGCTACTAAGCATATGGAGGATCCGGCAGAAGAAGCGTAGGAGGAGAAGAGCATCTGGATCTAATCGTTTAGCCTAG